Genomic segment of Candidatus Dadabacteria bacterium:
TTGCTGTCGCCGTTTTTCTCGGCGGCGCGGGCGGAGTAGGTCTTGTGATTGCGGTTTCCGTTTCGGCTCTGCTTCTCGCCCTTTTCTTCAAATCCGCTTTCGGCTCCCCCGGCGGCGATGTTCACGGCGCGACGGTTGAACTGTGCGAAGTCATCGGTTTTATGGTCGCGGGAACGGCGCTTTGAGGATTGGCTGCACTTCGTATGTGTATCCCGCCGGTCTTGTGCCGAATGTCCGGCGGCTCGCCGGTCTCACGGACGACATAGAACTTCTTGTGTTTGAGGGCGCGGACGGGGCCGTCCTGCCCACCGGCGCGGAGGTCTCCCAACTGCTTGAAATCTCTCAGGCCGCCGCCGGGCGCGGTAGGGGCTTTACCTACACCGTCCACCTTCCGCTTGATTTGGATGTGTGCGCCGGGGAGCGCGATTTCAGGGAGTTTTCCCTTGACAGAACGGAGGAGATAATGGAACTCGCCGCGCCTCTGCGTCCCCGCGGTTTTGTGCTTCATCTTCCGGGAGGGGAGGGGGGCGGAGACGAATGGACTTGCGCCGCGATGACGGCGGCGCGGCGTCTTCGGAGCCGCGCGGAGATTTTCATTGAAAATCTCGCCTATCCGTTTGAAAAATTAAAGCCGGTTATTGAGGGCTCGGACGCAATGCTTTGCCTTGACATAGGGCACGCCCTTGCCGCCGGTGATGACTGGAAGGGCATACTGCGCGGGTTTGCCGACAGGACGGCGGCGGTTCACCTGTATGCGCGCGACCCCGCCGGTTCGGGCAGGCATTTGGGGCTTCACAGGGCTCCGCCCGGTTTTGTTTCGGATGTTTTCGGCGCGCTTGCCTCCTGCGGCTACGAAAATGTGGTTACCATTGAACTTTTCAGCGAAGAGGATTTTTTCATCT
This window contains:
- the cbiR gene encoding cobamide remodeling phosphodiesterase CbiR; the encoded protein is MRIGCTSYVYPAGLVPNVRRLAGLTDDIELLVFEGADGAVLPTGAEVSQLLEISQAAAGRGRGFTYTVHLPLDLDVCAGERDFREFSLDRTEEIMELAAPLRPRGFVLHLPGGEGGGDEWTCAAMTAARRLRSRAEIFIENLAYPFEKLKPVIEGSDAMLCLDIGHALAAGDDWKGILRGFADRTAAVHLYARDPAGSGRHLGLHRAPPGFVSDVFGALASCGYENVVTIELFSEEDFFISKDIVDREARGWAQR